DNA sequence from the Rhizobium lusitanum genome:
ATTCCTTCTCGATTGGCTGATAGGGATCGGTATTGGTGCCGATGGCGATGACGCGCGGCTTGTAGCCGGGCTTTGCCAGCTCCCGTTCCAGAAGCTTCGCCGCATCCGGCTTGGCAAACAGCTTCGCTTCGAAATCGAGCCCTGCCGACAGGCCCATATAGGCGTGCGTCGGCCGCGCGAAACAATAGATGCAGCCATGCTCGCAGCCACGATAGGGATTGATGGAGCGGTCGAATGGGATGTCGGGGGATTCGTTGCGGGTGATTGCCGTGCGCGGTTTTTCAATCTGTACTTCGGTCTTGAAGGGCGGCAGATCTTCGAGGGTCTGCCAGCCGTCGTCGAATGTCTCGCGCTGCATCGGCTCGAACCGGCCGCTCGGGTTCAGCCCGGCGCCACGGCCACGCCGACGGTCGATCTCGACCCTGAGACCGGTATCGGCGATCAACGCATTGGCAATATCTGCCGTGTTGGCAGGCGCAAACGCGGCCTGCCCTGCAAGGGACTGCTCGTTCATCGGTAACTCCGGGGGGCGGTTTATGACATTGCATGCCGCGTCTAAGCTGATTAAATTCCTATCCGACAAATGAGAACAATGCAAGAACAAAATACAGAGGGTTACCTTCATTCGAGGGACGGGCGGAGGCTGGAACAGCTTTTTCAAAGTTGCATATGATTCTTTTCTTAAACGCTCTGGTTTTCGGCTTAGCCGCTGGCAATAAATTGTGCGGCGCTCTATAAATGGGCAATGTTGACGGTCATCATAGAATGCCAGGATCAGGAACCTGAGCTGGCACAGACATTGGCGGTTTTGGTGGCGGGCGCGATCGAAGGGCTCGTCTGCGACGTCGTCGTGCTCGATCACGGCTCGCGCGACGGCACCTCGCGGGTTGCCGACGCCGCCGGCTGCCGTTTTTATTCGCAGTGGGATATCAAGGACATATTGCGCTCGGCGCGGGGCGAGTGGCTGCTTTTGGTCGAGCCCGGCGCGCGGCCGCAGGCCGGCTGGATCGATGAGATCGCCGAATATGTCTCGCTGAACAAGGTGCCTGCCCGCTTCACCGCTTCGCGCGGCTATCGCCGGCCGCTGTTGCAGCGCATCAGACGCGGCTCGCCACCACTGGAACTCGGGCTGCTTCTCTCCAAGCGGCAGGCCATAGCGTTTGCAAAGACCGGCATGCGGCTTGCCGAGTTCGCCAAGGGACAAAAGGGCCGCCGTTTGTCCAGCGAGCTCATCCCCTCCTGGGTCGCGCGCGGGGCGCGGTAGGGTCGCCAATCCAGATCTCTATTTGTAAATACTGGAATAGCTGTCATAATTTTCTTGTGGCGGCCGCTTTCGCGTGTCGCGTTGGGCGGTCGACCATGAAGATGCCGGTATGCGGCAGAACAGGTCAGCAGAACTCTCCTCTTCTGCCGGATTTCCGGCGAAAGGAGGTGCGTTATGGAACGCACGATGTTCAACCGCCTTATCGGAACGGCCGTCTTGGCAACGGCAATCCTTCTCCCCAACCAGGCCGCCGCACAGGCGACACTCGCCTGCGCCAAGCGCGCCGAGATTGCTGCTTTTCTTGATGGGCACTATTCCGAGAAACCCTCGGCCATCGGTCAGCTCGATTCAAAGACGATCGTCGAAATCTTCGCCGCTGAAAGCGGCAGCTGGACAATGATGATCACCGATGTCACCGGTCGCAGCTGTGTCATTCTCACCGGTCAGAATTGGGATTCTATTCCTGTTCTTCCTGGGCCAAAGGCATAGCAGTTCAGAAGGCCGGGCGACTTTATCTCAGCGAAACGCCAATCTCAGTTGGTGCCGGAGCCACGCTTCAGGTGCTCGTCGAGGCGCGGCATGATCTCCACGAAATTGCAGGGCATGTGCCGATAGTCGAGCTGCGCCTTCAAGATGCCGTCCCAGGCATCCTTGCAGGCGCCGGGCGAGCCCGGCAGCACGAAGATGAAAGTGGCGTTGGCGACGCCGCCGGTTGCCCGCGACTGGATGGTCGCCGTGCCAATCTTGTCGTAGGAAATGCGATGGAACACCTCGGAAAAGCCGTCCATCCGCTTTTCGAACAGCGGCTCCAGCGCCTCGGGCGTCACGTCGCGTCCGGTAAAGCCGGTGCCGCCGGTGGTGATGACGACGTCGATGGTCTTGTCGCGCGTCCAGGCCTCCACCTGGCTGCGAATGCGCTCCTTGTCGTCGGGGACGATGGCGCGGGCGGCCAGCCTGTGGCCGGCCTCCGCGATGCGAGCGACCAGCGTGTCTCCGGATTTGTCGTCGGCAAGCGTGCGCGTATCGGAAACGGTGAGCACGGCGATGCCGACGGGAATGAAGGGTCTTGCTTCGCTTGGGCCAGCCATCATGCATCTCCCTTGATTGTTTCCGTCGCCTGGAAATACCAGTCCGGCCGCAACCTGTGAAGCGATGCCGCTGCCGCAGTTGCCTGCTCAAGATCATCAAACAAGCCGAAGCAGGTGGCACCGGAGCCGGACATGCGCGTCACAAGCGCCCCTTCATCGGTGATCATCTGCGCCAACGTGGCGACTTCGCCGCACAGCGACTGTGCCGGCGGCTCAAGATCGTTGCGCAGCGTCCCGATCGTCGTGATCCATTGTGAGTGGTCGCTTGGCATCCGTGAAGCGAGCACCAGCGGTGGATTGTCCTTGCGGGCCAACTGGCGAAACACCTCCGGCGTCGAAACCCCGACGAGGGGGTTACCGAGGACCATGGCGAAGGACGGAAAGTCCGGCAGCAATTCGATCGCCTCACCGATGCCGCGTGCGATCAGTGGTCGGCTGGCAAGGCACATCGGCACATCGGCTCCGAGCTTCAGCGCAAGCGCCGTCATCGTGTCCAGGGGCAGGGCAAGGTTCCAGAGCTTCGCCAATCCGCGCAGGGTCGCCGCCGCGTCCGCCGAGCCGCCGCCGATGCCCGAGGCGACCGGCAGGTTCTTTTCCAGATGGATATGCACCGATGGTGCTTCCAGCCCGGCATCGTGGGCGGCCCGCCGCAGCAGGTCGCGCGCCTTCAGCACCAGATTACCACCGACATCCGCGTCAGCGGTAAGAAGAGGGGAGAAGCGTCCGGAAAGGCTGAATTCGTCGCGCTCGCTTGCACGGAACCCAAGCCGGTCGCCATGCTGCGTAAAGGTCACCAGCATATCGAGCAGGTGATATCCGTCGGCCCGCTGGCCGGTGACATGCAGCGCCAGATTGATCTTGGCGGGCGCTTCCTCCGTGAGGTCGAAATCGCCCGCCGCTAAGATCATGGTCATCGGCAGTCTTATGACTTCTTATCGACTGGCGGGGTATTCGTATCGGGGTCGGTTGCCGGCGGCGGAGTGGGGTCGGGCTGCTTGCTCTTGTCGACCGTCTTGGGGTCGGTATCGAGCGCCGGCAGGCCGTTGGCGACCTTCTCCTTGATCTTCGGAATATCCGCTTCCTCCGGCTTGGAGGCCAGCGCACGGTTCCACTGATAGACCGCCTCCAGCTTGCGGTTGACGCGCCAGTAGGCGTCGCCCAGATGGTCGTTGATCGTGGGATCGCCGGCCTTCAGCTGTGCGGCCCGCTCCAGTTCGGTCACGGCATCGTCGAAGCGGTTGAGACGGAAATAGGCCCAGCCGAGCGAGTCGACGATATAGCCGTCATCGGGCTTCAGATCGACGGCCTTGCGGATCATGTCGAGGCCCTGGTCGAGGTTGGTGTTCATGTCGACCCAGGAATAGCCGAGATAGTTCAGCACCTGCGGCTGGTCGGGGTTCAGTTCCAGCGCCCTCTTGAAGTTCGGCTCCGCCTGCGGCCACTTCTTCAGCCGCTCATAGGCGATACCGCGCTGGAAGAACACGGCCCAGTCGCTGCGCTTCGGCACGGCGCCGATGACATCCGCGGCCTTGTCGTAATTGTCGGCCATGGCCTGGAAGTCCTTGGCGTCGGAGAGAACGCTGCCATAGGCCAGGTAGCTGCGGACATCCTTCGGGTCGGAATCGATCAGCGCCTTCAGGTGCTTGCGCGCATCGTCGACCTTGCCGGCCTGTGCCAGCGCAAGACCGAGCTGCAGCTCGGAGATGCGGGCCATCGGCGAATCGTCGGGCACCTTCTTGTAGAAGGATATGGCGCGATCGACCTGCTCCTGCTTTTCGGCAAGCCCGCCGAGGAGAACCAGCGTATCGGCGCTCTTGGGATCGAGCGTATTGGCGATTTGCAGATAGAGCGAGACGACATCTTCGGCGCCGTCGCGGTTCAACGCCGCGCCGATGGTAAAGAGCACGGAAGCAGCGCCTTGCGTGGCGTCGGTCACCTGCTGATCCGGCTTTTCGCCCTTGTTGATGCTGTCGCGCAGCGCGTTCAACGGCGCGTAATTGTTGATCAGGTTGTCACCAACCGAAACCGTGTCGAGCGCCTTCTGCTTGTCGCCAGCCTTGATTTCAAGGCGTGCCAATGCCATGACGGCGCGCATGAAGGTGTCGGGCGCGGTTGCGCCGCCAGCCTTGTCGAGAATGGCGTCGTTCAGGTGCGAGCGGGCGGATTTCACGTCGCCGATGGTGATGGCAATGGCGCCTGCGTGATAGTTCTTGAAGATGTTGAACCAGTCCGGTCCCTTCATCTTGTCGATCATGGCGATGGCTTCTTTGCCACGGCCGGCGCCGGCACGCGCCCAGGCAAGCAGCAGATTGTTCATCATCCGGTCGAGATCGTTCGGACCGTTATATTTGAGAATATCCTGCGCGGTCTTGTATTCGTGCCGGCGGATGGCATCCATGCCGCGCACGATCGTGGTGACGCGCTCGACGGAAGGGTCGCTCTTCAGCTCGTTGGCGTATTTCACGCCCTCTTCGAGATTACCGTTGAGCAGCAACGAGATCATCAGGCGCTGACGGATTTCCAGATTGCCCGGCTCGAGCATCAGGGCCTTTCTGTAGAGCGCGATCGCCGTATCGTAATCATGGTCGACATCGGCGGTACGGGCGGCGAGGAAGGCACCCGCGAAGGTATCGACGGCTTCCGCGTCGAAGACCACCTCGTTCTTGGTTTCCGGCGTTGCCGGAGCATCCTCCGCGCGCGCACTATTCAGCGCCGACAGCGAAAGGATCGCCACCAAGGCTGCGCCCGAGAGGAAACGGATGGCAAGTCTCTGCCGCATTAGAATGCCTTTCATCAAGGGATTGCCAGCGAGGGCGCCGGCAGCACAAAGCGTTCGTGTCAACTGATTCACAACAGGATGGCTTTTTTGAAGCGGCGGCGCAAGAAATTCGGGCCGCGGCCGATCAGTTCACACGTTCGATGCAGAAATCGATCACTTCCATGAGTGCCGATTTCCACGGCGTTTCCGGAAGCGGCGCCAGTGCATCGCGGGCGATGGTGCCGTAGTGAACGGCGCGGGCGATCGTGTCAGTGAGCGCACCATATTTGGTGATCAGACCCAGTGCCTTTTCCAGGTTCTCGTCGCTGTTATCGCCGGTCTCGATGGCCTCGCGCCAGAAGGCGCGTTCCTTCTCGGTGCCGCGGCGGTAGGCGAGAATGACGGGAAGAGTGATCTTGCCTTCGCGGAAATCGTCGCCGACATTCTTGCCGAGATCGGCGGCCTTGCCGCCATAATCCAGCGCGTCGTCGACCAGCTGGAAGGCGAGACCGAGATTGGTGCCGTAGGATTTCAGCGCATTGCGCTCGGCCTTGCCGGCATTGGCGACGATCGGGCCAACTTCGGCGGCGGCAGAGAAAAGCGCTGCCGTCTTGGCGCGGATGACGGAGAGATAATCGTCTTCGGTCGTCTCCATGTTCTTGGAGACGGAGAGCTGCAACACTTCGCCCTCGGCGATGACGCAGGCAGCCGACGACAGCACGTCGAGCGCCTCCAGAGAGCCGACTTCGACCATCATGCGGAAGGCCTGGCCGAGCAGGAAGTCGCCGACGAGAACGCTCGCCTGGTTGCCCCAGATCATGCGGGCCGTGGACTTGCCGCGCCGCAGATCGCTTTCGTCCACGACGTCGTCGTGCAGCAAGGTCGCGGTGTGCAGGAATTCGACCGAGGTCGCGAGCTTGATGTGATTGTCGCCCTGATAGTTGTAGAGTGCGGCGGACGCGATGGTCAGCATCGGCCTCAGGCGCTTGCCGCCGGACGAGATCAGGTGCTCCGCCACTTCCGGAATCATCTGCACGTCGGAACCGGCTTTCGATAGGATAAGCTGGTTCACGCGTTCCATATCCGCCTTGGTCAGGTCCACCAATGGCTTGATGGATGCCTGTTTATTCTTGCTTTCTTCAAGCGGTATCACGACGCCCAACTGTCCGGACTCCTGTTCATTTTTCACAAAGCACAATAAGAAGGGGCGCAGGGGGCGGCAAGAGGCGAATTGTCTCGTCGCGTAAATTTGACAGGAAACCCGAGGCTTATGCACGAACTCATCCGCACCAACGACCCGGTTCTACTCTCCTTTGCCGAGAGTCTGATGAAGGATGCCGGGATTCATTGCTTTGTCGCGGATCAGGCCATGAGCATTCTCGAGGGTTCGCTCGGTATGCTGCCGCGCCGCTTCCTGGTGGAGACCGACCGCGCCGATCAGGCCCGACGCATCCTCATCGATGCCGGTCTCGGCGACGAGCTGCGCTCCGCGGGCGACTGAGGTTTGCGATGACCGGCCATTCGTCCGAAACGATCGACGCCTTCCATCGCGGTGCCTTCCATGTCGTCCAGCCAAAGGGCAGGGGGCATCGCTCCGGCATGGACGCCATGCTGCTCGCAGCCCTGGTGGCCGATGAGCGCGGCATCAGGGTGGCCGATCTCGGCGCCGGCGCGGGTGCTGCCGGAATGGCGGTTGCCTCGCGGCTCGAGCAGGCCGAGGTGGTGTTGTTCGAGCGTTCCGCGGAAATGGCCGAGTTTGCCCGCAAGAGCCTGGTCCTTGCGGACAATGCGCGGTTCGGGGGCCGCGTCTCGGTGATCGAAGCCGATGTGACGCTGATCGGCAAGGAGCGCAACGCCGCCGGTCTGATCGATGACAGTTTCCATCATGTCATCATGAACCCGCCCTTCAACGACGCCAGCGACCGGCTGACGCCCGACGCGCTGAAGGCTGAGGCGCATGCCATGACCGACGGCCTGTTCGAGCGCTGGGTCCGTACGGCAGGCGCAATCATGATCCCCGGCGGCCAACTGTCGCTGATCGCCCGGCCACAATCGATCGGCGAGATCATCGCCGCCTGCGGCCGCCGCTTCGGCGGCATCGAGATCACGCCCATCCATCCGCGCGACGGCGAAAATGCAGTGCGCATCCTCGTGACGGCAATCAAGGGCTCAAGGGCGCGGCTGGGACTGCGCGCGCCGCTGATCATGCACGGCGAAGGGACGCACAAGTTCTCCGACTTTGTCGATGATCTCAACAATGGCCGTGCCGCCTACGCGCGAAAATGACCTGCCGTCCTCGGCTGGTTGATGGCCATGCGATTCGTTTGGGCCAAGAATAACCATTCCCGGTTTCATTCATTTCGACCAAGGCATCGGTATAGTCCGTGATGGCAGAGGAATATCCGTGATAACGAACGTTGCTCGACATCAAGCGGACATGTTTCCATTCTGTTGGAGGAAAGATTATTGGAACGTTTTTTTATGTTGAACGTTATTTTTAGTTGTTCTACCTCAATTTTCATTGAAAGCCGAAATACGGCCGAGCACCGGAGATGACCCAGATGAACCCCGCCATGAACATGATGCCGATGATGAACCCGATGATGGGTGGTATGATGAACCCGATGATGAACGGCATGATGATGCCGATGATGAATCCCATGATGGGCGGGATGATGAACCCGATGATGGGCGGAATGATGGGTCAGATGCCGATGATGAACGGCATGATGCCCATGATGCAGATGATGATGAGCAAGATGACCTGCAAGATGACACCGAAGGGCATGGTCTGCGAGATGATGCCGATGGAAGGCATGGACAAGGACATGTTCATGGAGTGCTGCAAGCGCATGATGTCGTCCGGCATGCCGATGATGATGATGTGCGGCAACATGATGATGTGCTGCATGATGGAAGCAGCCTA
Encoded proteins:
- a CDS encoding glycosyl transferase, with product MLTVIIECQDQEPELAQTLAVLVAGAIEGLVCDVVVLDHGSRDGTSRVADAAGCRFYSQWDIKDILRSARGEWLLLVEPGARPQAGWIDEIAEYVSLNKVPARFTASRGYRRPLLQRIRRGSPPLELGLLLSKRQAIAFAKTGMRLAEFAKGQKGRRLSSELIPSWVARGAR
- the moaB gene encoding molybdenum cofactor biosynthesis protein B; this encodes MAGPSEARPFIPVGIAVLTVSDTRTLADDKSGDTLVARIAEAGHRLAARAIVPDDKERIRSQVEAWTRDKTIDVVITTGGTGFTGRDVTPEALEPLFEKRMDGFSEVFHRISYDKIGTATIQSRATGGVANATFIFVLPGSPGACKDAWDGILKAQLDYRHMPCNFVEIMPRLDEHLKRGSGTN
- a CDS encoding 4-(cytidine 5'-diphospho)-2-C-methyl-D-erythritol kinase, with the protein product MTMILAAGDFDLTEEAPAKINLALHVTGQRADGYHLLDMLVTFTQHGDRLGFRASERDEFSLSGRFSPLLTADADVGGNLVLKARDLLRRAAHDAGLEAPSVHIHLEKNLPVASGIGGGSADAAATLRGLAKLWNLALPLDTMTALALKLGADVPMCLASRPLIARGIGEAIELLPDFPSFAMVLGNPLVGVSTPEVFRQLARKDNPPLVLASRMPSDHSQWITTIGTLRNDLEPPAQSLCGEVATLAQMITDEGALVTRMSGSGATCFGLFDDLEQATAAAASLHRLRPDWYFQATETIKGDA
- a CDS encoding tetratricopeptide repeat protein translates to MRQRLAIRFLSGAALVAILSLSALNSARAEDAPATPETKNEVVFDAEAVDTFAGAFLAARTADVDHDYDTAIALYRKALMLEPGNLEIRQRLMISLLLNGNLEEGVKYANELKSDPSVERVTTIVRGMDAIRRHEYKTAQDILKYNGPNDLDRMMNNLLLAWARAGAGRGKEAIAMIDKMKGPDWFNIFKNYHAGAIAITIGDVKSARSHLNDAILDKAGGATAPDTFMRAVMALARLEIKAGDKQKALDTVSVGDNLINNYAPLNALRDSINKGEKPDQQVTDATQGAASVLFTIGAALNRDGAEDVVSLYLQIANTLDPKSADTLVLLGGLAEKQEQVDRAISFYKKVPDDSPMARISELQLGLALAQAGKVDDARKHLKALIDSDPKDVRSYLAYGSVLSDAKDFQAMADNYDKAADVIGAVPKRSDWAVFFQRGIAYERLKKWPQAEPNFKRALELNPDQPQVLNYLGYSWVDMNTNLDQGLDMIRKAVDLKPDDGYIVDSLGWAYFRLNRFDDAVTELERAAQLKAGDPTINDHLGDAYWRVNRKLEAVYQWNRALASKPEEADIPKIKEKVANGLPALDTDPKTVDKSKQPDPTPPPATDPDTNTPPVDKKS
- a CDS encoding polyprenyl synthetase family protein; this translates as MGVVIPLEESKNKQASIKPLVDLTKADMERVNQLILSKAGSDVQMIPEVAEHLISSGGKRLRPMLTIASAALYNYQGDNHIKLATSVEFLHTATLLHDDVVDESDLRRGKSTARMIWGNQASVLVGDFLLGQAFRMMVEVGSLEALDVLSSAACVIAEGEVLQLSVSKNMETTEDDYLSVIRAKTAALFSAAAEVGPIVANAGKAERNALKSYGTNLGLAFQLVDDALDYGGKAADLGKNVGDDFREGKITLPVILAYRRGTEKERAFWREAIETGDNSDENLEKALGLITKYGALTDTIARAVHYGTIARDALAPLPETPWKSALMEVIDFCIERVN
- a CDS encoding DUF2007 domain-containing protein, yielding MHELIRTNDPVLLSFAESLMKDAGIHCFVADQAMSILEGSLGMLPRRFLVETDRADQARRILIDAGLGDELRSAGD
- a CDS encoding tRNA1(Val) (adenine(37)-N6)-methyltransferase, with product MTGHSSETIDAFHRGAFHVVQPKGRGHRSGMDAMLLAALVADERGIRVADLGAGAGAAGMAVASRLEQAEVVLFERSAEMAEFARKSLVLADNARFGGRVSVIEADVTLIGKERNAAGLIDDSFHHVIMNPPFNDASDRLTPDALKAEAHAMTDGLFERWVRTAGAIMIPGGQLSLIARPQSIGEIIAACGRRFGGIEITPIHPRDGENAVRILVTAIKGSRARLGLRAPLIMHGEGTHKFSDFVDDLNNGRAAYARK